In the Entelurus aequoreus isolate RoL-2023_Sb linkage group LG21, RoL_Eaeq_v1.1, whole genome shotgun sequence genome, gtgactgggccggcacgctgtttatatggaggaaaagcggacgtgactgaggacagcatgcggacgtgactgaggacagcatgcggacgtgactgaggacagcatgcggcatTTAAAGGATGAAGGTTtcgggtgagagaggacgctaaaggcacgcccccaatattgttgtccgggtggaaatcgggagaatgtttgccccggaagattttcgggaggggcactgaaattcgggactctcccgggaaaatcgtgagggttggcaagtattattatttatacacaaacTCGGATAGAATGGTCCTtaaagtcactttttttttttctaaggccAATGTTGTGTACTATCAGCCTTCACTTACATGCACTCATTTTGCCCTTGGCAGTGAAAGTGTCACGCACGTCATCTCCGAGAAGAACACAGGTGATGACGTCAGAAGGTGGCTGACGTCACAGGGTCACGACCTGACACCTGCTCACCTTGTGGACGTCGGTTGGTTGACAGACAGCCTGGGGGCGGGACATCCTGTTGACATACTGGAGCGACACAAACTGCGTGTAAACAGCAAACACCAACATTCCCTCCTTTTgggttaacatttttttttaaaatttctctATTATATATTCATCTCGGCACTCTAATTGTGCGCGTTCTGATGATCTTTGTCCTCCAGGAACAGCCGACGTCAAGCGGAAGTGAGGTGGCGACGCTCTCCATTCCCGTTTACGCTTGTCAGAGGAGGACTGCGCTGAACAACCACAACGCCATATTGACAGTATATTCTCTTttaacatagtttttttttttacattgacagtTTTATAACGGCTCATTCGCGATTCAATCGGGGAAGGTAACAGACAGGCTAAGAAAGTCCACGCAACAATTTTATCTAGAAGTGTCAACTGTAGATCATTTGAATGATTTTAACAAATGTTAAAGGAGctgtatgtagtaatgtggccagaaatggtactgcaataacagtcaaaattctgtagtcccttcccgctctccatgactgaggttgccagatacgaatcctactccaaggaacatCAAATgcccacgttacgcaaaaaccacgtcacgcataaatcatatagcctactaccatgtcaatacacaaatcctgacatgtaatgcattatattgtgccaagcaaatgccACCCCgtatgtgcctgatgcacatacagtaccagaaaccgcaattagtacgccaatgtgtcattgaccgggctagcatgctaagcattacactaggaaagaagcaccatcacactaagtattggttgcaggaacatactagctttgttagacaagatcataaactgaattggacaatatagtttacataccaaatgcccatttccatttattacaagtaataagaaaaggtAAATGCCTGTCTTACTTATCAAGGAGAAAATTATAGCTagtttggcatcagatgaaaaaatcttcaatggtctccatctttcaaaggcatccctgatgcaaatcctggctttgtcatgaataagttgagaacggTAACTTTTAGAtggactaaggtctgacatgtttagtaactttaccagtggcagtagccagacgaggAGGGAGGtgtcacagactttctaattggtcaaacggtggagggcgggacatcgaaatgaaaacaataacaagatttcggggctgtaattgtaattttgaaatgagcatatcccggctggacTAcggttatcagttatagaggtattggaatataatatgatttattaatgccttttgacatatcatttAATCattatcatcaatctttattgcagaccttaagatccattcaAACATATACATTTAATCATCATTTAATGATCATATATTATTAATCATATTTAATGATGACTCGACATGACATttctacatatggctcctttaaaggcctactgaaagccactactagcgaccacgcagtctgatagtttatatatcaatgatgaaatcttaacattgcaacacatgccaatacggccgggttaacttataaagtgacattttaaaattcccgccacacttccggttgaaaaactcctttggatatgatttatgcgcgtgacgtcacaaaatccacggaagtggttggaccccatcggacccgatacaaaaacctcttgttttctttgacaaaattccacagtattctggacatctgtgttggtgaatcttttgcaatttgtttaatgaacaatggaggctgcaaagaagaacgttgtaggtgggatcgatcggtgtcttagtggctaagtacaatacttacagcaacacaacaaggactacttaccctgatagcagacgcctagccgatgcttgccgccaaacccagggatgaagtccttcgtcgcgccgtcgatcgctggaacgcaggtgagcacggctgttgatgagcagatgagggctggctggcgtaggtggagcgctaatgtttttatcaaagttctgtgaggtccggttgctaagttgctaaattagccttagcgtcgttagcaacagcattgttaagccttaccaggctgagaatttttaaccgtgtagttacatgtacatggtttaatagtattgttgatcttctgtctatccttccagtcagggatttatttcttttgtttctatcttcatttgagaacgatgctatcacgttagctcagtagctaagtgtgtcaccgatgtattgtcttggagataaaagtcactttaaatgtccattttgcgtgctcgactttcattttcaagaggatatagtatccgaggtggtttaaaatacaaatccgtgatccacaatagaaaaaggagagagtgtggaatccaatgagccagcttgtacctaagttacggtcagagcgaaaaaagatacgtccatcactgcctctcaagtccttcactgtaacgttcctcatctacgaatctttcatcctcgctcaaattaatggggtaattgtcactttctcggtccgaatctctctcgctccattgtaaacaaaggaaatttgtgaggatattacctcctgtgacgtcacgctacttccggtacaggcaaggctttttttatcagcgagcaaaagttgcgaactttatcgtcgattttctctactaaatcagcaaaaatatggcaatatcgcgaaatgatcaagtatgacacatagaatggatctgctattcccgtttaaataaatacaaaataatttcagtaggcctttaagttcaacAACGTTGTGTTGTTTAGCCAGAGTAAATTGCACTGCCTGGCAGCCACCACTAGAGAGCGCACTTTTAATAAGGGTTAATTACTCCGCTGCCCAAATGGAAAGTCAAGTATACAGTGTCTCACCTCCATACTTTTAAGTGCTTAGTGCGTTCACTTTAAAATGCAGTGCACTCAAAACACTCTAAATTTGCGTTTGCAGTGATGGACGCCCACCCCCAAAGTGGAGGGGAGGTGTCTATAAGTCTAAATAATGACAGCCAAGGAATATTAGGAATGACTTGACCACACTGTCGAAATGTGCGCACTCAGGAAATAAGTACACAGTGAAGTGTTGCATTCGAGACACAATCAAATGGGCGTGGCTTGTGTTTGCTCTGACAGCCAATGAGAGTGTCTTTTCTTGTCAGGATGCTTTGTCGCTGCTGGCTGAAAATGCTGAGCTCGGTGACGACGATAAGCGAGGCCTGGCGTTCCGCCGCGGCGCCGCCGTGCTGAGGTCTCTTCCCGAGGCGGTGGCGAACATGAGGCAGCTCCGAGGATGCCCCTGCCTGGGGGAACACTCGCTGAGGGTCATCCAGGTTATTCTTCTTGCTTCTGATGCAACACTttttgggggacggcgtggctcggttggtagagggtacctggttcgatccccggcttctgCCATtctggtcacgtccgttgtgtccttgagcaagacacttcgcccttgctcctgatgggcgtgaatgtggaaatagtgtcaaagcgctttgagtactttgaaggtagaaaagccagtgtttcccacacattcatttatttgtggcggcccgccacgaaagaattaaggccgccagaaaaaaaaaaagtttttaatttttaattttattttaattttattttttattttttttgtcctgtccagcttctcaggcaaatcatatagtagatgtagatgcccatatcagctgttcagatttactttacaaaagagaagtgtaggatcaagatttttggagctctctgttcagtggatcagatgtttgatgaagctctgtgtctatctaccaccactactgttttctgtttatttgttactgactgtggcaggacacctctgcctctgtttcactttatgttgctggtaaataatatggttgtagtagtagtaggctaaagttaaattatttagtacgcactaattaaaggggcagagctttaagagacatttaagcttttatatttttataagatatattttttgtaaaaaccacaattaataaatatatttcagtgaataacttattgttcaaatctgtatgtaaatatgtacataaagtgttgtaattatattgtaaaatggatggatggatggacatttaaaacaaaactgttattattaattagtaagtatacattttttcagcctttttagagaaaatcatattgtagtaaattatgcaaattactcgatgatgtcatggtgaccaccccCATAGgcacgcccccgccgccacaggtatcttggcagtttatgggaaacactgaaagcgctatacaagtataacccattatctttttttttttttcccttacaCCGACTATAGTGACTTCTATCCTTGCAGGACATTTTGGAGACCGGAGCGTCCTGCGAGGTGGAGTCCACTAAACAGTCTGAGCGTTACCAGGCCATGAAGGTCTACATGGGTCTAAGCTTCTAGAATGTATTGGTGGACTGACGTCAGTGATGTTCAACTCTTGTCTTGACCGCAACGTGTTCCAGGTTCTGAGAGGAATTTTTGGAGTCGGAGTAAAGACGGCAGATCAGTGGTTCCGAGATGGCATCCAGAACCTTCACCAGTTACGGCAGTCAGGACGCGCTCTCAACCGAGCGCAGCGAGCAGGTGAGTCTCAGGTCCcgctcacactgcaggtcaattccgatttttcaTTGCCCATATTTTTCATATTTGACCCAGGCttctttcgtatgtggaaataaaATGGATGCGTCCTCAATGTGTGCTCAGGTGGCATTCATCTGAGCAGAATGTCATCGAAACatccaacatctcaacatcaatggcattaatcagaTAACGGAAGAcatcaccaatgcaatagatagcaaaagatgtgctgctgcagtgtttatggatttaacaaacgcatttgacacaattaatcacggcaccttaataaacaaattagaaaggtatgCCATCAAAGggttggttttgggttttggttttgggttagaagctacttaaaggcctactgaaagccactactagcgaccacacagtctgatagtttatatatcaatgatgaaatcttaacattgcaacacatgccaatacggccaggttaacttataaagtgacatttaaaatttcccgggaaatatccggctgaaacgtcgcggtatgatgacgtatgcgcgtgacgaagtcagagtaacggaagttatagtaccccgtagaatcctatacaaaaagctctgttttcatttcataattccacagtattctggacatcttttgcaatttgtttaatgaacaatgaaggctgcaaagaagacagttgtaggtgggatcggtgtattagcagcggactacagcaacacaaccaggaggactttgttggagagcagacgcgctagccgccgacctcaccttgacttcctacgtctccgggccgccaaacgcatcgggcgaagtccttcgtccttctgccgatcgctggaacgcaggtgagcacgggtgttgatgagcagatgagggctggctggcgtaggtggagagctaatgtttttagcatagctctgtgcagtccggttactaagttagcttcaatggcgtcgttagcacagcattgttaaccttcgccagcctggaaagcattaaccgtgtagttacatgtacatggtttaatagtattgttgattttctatctatccttccagtcaggggtttattttttttgtttctatatgcagttaaagcacgatgctatcacgttagctcgtagctaaagcatttcgccgatgtattgtcgtggagataaaaggcactgaatgtccatttcgcgttctcgactctcattttcaagaggatatagtatcccaggtggtttaaaatacaaatccgtgatccacaatagaaaaaggagaaagtgtggaatccaatgagtcagcttgtacctaagttacggtcagagcgaaaaaagatatgttctgcactgcacgctagtccttcacttttacgttcctcatccacaaatctttcatcctcgctcaaattaatggggtaatcgtcgctttctcggtccgaatctctctcgctgctggtgtaaacaatgtgcagatgtgagcagcccttcctccggtgtcgtcacgctacttccggtaggggcaaggcttttttttatcagagaccaaaagttgcgaactttatcgtcgtcgttctaaaTCTATCGTcgttctaaatcctttcagcaaaaatatggcaatatcgcgaaatgatcaagtatgacacatagaatggatctgctatccccgtttaaataaaaaaaaatcatttcagtaggcctttaataaacaaattagaaaggtatgCCATCAAAGGGTTGGTTTTGAACTgggttagaagctacttaaccaacaggaagcaatacgtgaagataggcaaaCACACTTCCACAGAGCTGAACATtttttgtggcgtacctcagggatcaatacttggaccaaaattgttcaatctttatgtAAGctgcatttgtaaagttacaaaggacttcaagttagtattatttgtagatgatacaactgtgttttgttcaggagagaacacacacaagctaatacaaataataagagcagaaatgaacacattaaaaagatgctttgacaaaaacagactatctttgaatctcagtaaaacttaaaataatgctatttggtgacAGTGGAagggaaaataaaacacaaatacagatggacggagtagatattgaaagggtaaaagaaaacacattttgggtgtcataataaatgatcaaatgaactggaaacctcatgttaaaatacaaaatactttgtcatgaataagttgacaatggtaacttttagatgtactaaggtctgacatgtttagtaactttaccagtggcagtagccagacaaaGATTTGTGGTGTGTAACTGGCAACCAGGATGTAACCCACTCAcaaactttctaattggtcaaacgttgGAGGggggacatcgaaatgaaaacaataacagatttaataataataagatttcagggctgtaaatcacattttgaaatgagcatatgccGGCAGAACTACtgctatcagttatagaggtattggaaaataacatgatttattaatgccttttgacatatcagggccatttaaggaaattattacatatggctccttttaaaggcctactgaaatgattttttaaaatttaaacggggatagcagatccattctatgtgtcatacttgatcatttcgcgatattgccatatttttgctgaaaggatttagtagagaaaatcgacgataaagttcgcaacttttgctcgctgataaaaaaagccttgcctgtagcggaagtagcgtgacgtcacaggagctagtattcctcacaattccccgttgtttacaatggagcgagagagattcggaccgagaaagcgacgattaccccattaatttgagcgaggatgaaagattcgtagatgaggaacgttacagtgaaggacttgagaggcagcgatggacgtatcttttttcgctctgaccgtaacttaggtacaagctggctcattggattccacactctctcctttttctattgtggatcacggatttgtattttaaaccacctcggatactatatcctcttgaaaatgagagtcgagcacgcgaaatggacatttaaagtgacttttatctccaagacaatacatcggtgacacacttagctactgagctaacgtgatagcatcgttctcaaatgaagatagaaacaaaagaaataaacccctgactggaaggatagacagaagagcaaaaatactattaaaccatgtacttgtaactacacggttaaaaattctcagcctggtaaggcttaacaatgctgttgctaacgacgctaaggctaatttagcaacttagcagccggaactcacagaactatgataaaaacattagcgctccacctacgccagccagccctcatcttcccatcaacagccgtgctcacctgcgttccagcgatcaacggcgcgacgaaggacttcatccgtgggtttggcggcaagcatcggctaggcgtcttctatcagggtaagtagtccttgttgtgttgctgtaagttttgtacttagccgctaagacaccgatcgatcccacctacaacgttcttctttgcagcctccatgttcattaaacaaattgcaaaagattcaccaacacagatgtccacaatactgtggaattttgtggaagaaaacagagctttgtgtattgtgtccaatagggcccaaacacttccgtgcattttgtgacgtcacgcgcataaatcatatccaaaggagattttcaaccggaagtgtggcgggaattttaaaatgtcactttataagttaacccggccgtattggcatgtgttgcaatgttaagatttcatcattgatatataaactatcagactgcgtggtcgctagtagtggctttcagtaggcctttaaacttctaCGCGCAATAATTCAGTTCaggaaatgttgactttgattgcacaacatCTTTGACATTGCCACAAATACTGAGAGCGACGAGAGTTAAAGCCATGTTTACTtcagtaaacactgcagtgcgtgcAACATTACGACTTCATGTCAGGTCAGCTGGCGTTTACATCAGAAAGTGAGCGGCCGCATAAAAAGATCGTATTTGACCAAAACAATCCGGATTGGACATCtaaaccctgcagtgtgaacgtagcctcaGTGCGGACCTCAGTTCCTGACCCGTTTCTGACTGAACTGCCAGGTCTGGCCCACTACGACGACCTGGTCCTGCCCGTCACAAAGCCGGAGGCCGACGCCATTGCGAACATCGTGGAGGAGGCGGTCCTTGCGGAGCTGCCGGGGTCACGGGTCACTCTGGTGGGAGGGTTCAGGAGGTAAACGTCCAGTGATGTCATCACGCTGCCGATGTCTCGTTCTCAGTGGCGGCTGCTTCTTCCAGGGGGAAGCTCAGCGGCCATGACGTGGACTTCCTCATCACGCACCCGCAGGAAGGACGGGAAGAAGGTGTCATTCCCAAAGTGGTGTCACGCCTGGAGGCGCaggtaaacaggaagtgaactgatGGAACTTCATGTCCTCACTAGCTTTGTGCCGGATCAGGACTTCCTGTTGTACCACAAGACCAGCAGAAACTCCTACATGGAGTCCAAAGATGGACCTGCTCGGCCCGCCTCCATCATGGACCACTTTGAGAGATGCTTGACCATCTTTGGACTCGCCACAGGTGGCGCCGAAGGCCGAGCACGGAGGAGAGCCGTGCGAGTGGACCTGGTGGTCTCGCCCTTCAGCCAGTTTGCCTTCGCCCTGCTCGGCTGGACCGGCTCAAAGGTGAGGCGAGGGTCACCTGCTGCTGACCGCTGGTCTCTCACGCCAcccgttttttgttttgtttttgtccctCAGCTGTTTGAGAGGGAGCTGCGACGCTGGGCGACCCGAGAGAAGAACATGACGCTGAGCAGCCACGCCTTGTACGACAACAACCAGGTGCCAGGTGTCACATGACACACTCTGCTCCCTGTCTGGCGGGGATGTGACTCTGGCGGGGATGTGACTCTGTCGGCGTTGCAGGGTCGGTACCTGAAAGCTGCGACAGAGGAGGAAATATTTGCTCATCTCTCCCTGGACTACATCGCACCTTCGGACAGGAACGCCTGATGAAGACGATCAGGACCTTCTTCTGAGGTTTGTGTCCTTTCGGTCTGGTCACATGACTAAACCACAGTAATGGAGTGCTAGTGTAAAACcttcattttttttcaaacacGTATGGACACCGCTGCCGTAgacgtatttaaaggcctactgaaatgatttttttttatttaaacgggaatagcagatccattctatgtgtcatacttgatcatttcgcgatattgccatatttttgctgaaaggatttagtagagaaaatcgacgataaagttcgcaacttttgctcgctgataaaaaaaagccttgcctgtagcggaagtagcgtgacgtcacaggagctagtattcctcacaattccccattgtttacaatggagcgagagagattcggacagagaaagtgatgattaccccattaatttgagcgaggatgaaagattcgtagatgaggaacgttacagtgaaggacttgagagacagtgatggacgtatcttttttcgctctgaccgtaacttaggtacaagctggctcattggattccacactctctcctttttctattgtggatcacggatttgtattttaaaccacctgggatactatatcctcttgaaaatgagagtcgagaacgcaaaatggacattcagtgccttttatctccacgacaatacatcggcgaaatgcttaagctacgagctaacgtgatagcatcgtgctttaactgcatatagaaacaaaaaaataaagccctgactggaaggatagatagaaaatcaacaatactattaaaccgtggacatgtaaatacacggttaatgctttccaggctggcgaaggttaacaatgctgtgctaacgacgccattgaagctaacttagcaacttagcaacgggacctcacagagctatgctaaaaacattagctctccacctacgccagccagccctcatctactcatcaacacccgtgctcacctgcgttccagcgatcggcagaaggacttcacccgatgcgtttggcggcccggagacgtaggaagtcaaggtgaggtcggcggctagcgcggctagcgcggctagcgcggctagcgctccaacgaggtcctcctggttgtgttgctgtagtccgctgctaatacaccgatcccacctacaactgtcttctttgcagccttcattgttcattaaacaaattgcaaaagatgtccagaatactgtggaattatgaaatgaaaacagagctttttgtataggattctacggggtaccataacttccgttactcggacttcgtcacgcgcatacgtcatcataccgcaacgtttcagccggatattttccgggaagttttaaaagtcactttataagttaacccggccgtattggcatgtgttgcaatgttaagatttcatcattgatatataaactatcagactgcgtggtcgctagtagtggcttccagtaggcctttaaagctgctGAGGAAATTATTCGCACTTTAGGACGTTTGCTTTGGAACCAAACAAGGTTCAGTTTCAGGGTCAGAgtggcgtgtgtgtgcgtgtgtgtgcgtgtgtgtgtgtgtgtgtgtgtgtgtgtgtgtgtgtgtgtgtgtgtgtgtgtgtgtgtgtgtgtgtgtgtgtgtgtgtgtgtgtgtgtgtgtgtgtgtgtgtgtgtgtgtgtgtgtgaagtcgcAGGCGTTTCCTTCACCTCCTAACGGCCTCATTAACCTCTAAATACCAGCTGGACATCAAAGCGGCGTCACAGCTCACACgtctcctcctcgtcctccaggATAAGACATTTTGTCCCTAAAAGTCAACAAAAATCCTCCTGTAGCTGTCGAAAAAAATGTCCGACCCACTTCTAGCATCATCCGGGTGACGCCGCTTGTCTCCAGACAGGATGAAATTGTCCCGCGTTCTTCTCTCGCCTGCCGACGCGTCTCCGGCTTTGACGCCCCCAAAGTGTGAAGGTGCCGTTAGTGAGGCAGACGCAGACTTGAGAGGACGCCGTCCCCGGCGGCGGAGACTCCGAGTCTGGTGGCTGACAGAGGgcgtgttaatttttttttttttttttaaatgtgggaACCATGTGAGTTTCACTTGACGAGCTTAGACAACAATCACATACTGTATTAGGCTTTAAGCTGAACGCTAACATTCATTAGCATGATAACCAGTTTGCTGTTAGCACCGGGGTGTTAGCATTAATCATGCTAGCAGATTTACTGCTTCCTGCAGCACTACTTTGTGGCACTTTTAAATTAGATTGATATGATTTATTAATCTTGTGAGGCaaaaataaaatttatgaacTTGACTCTTAAagcggaactgcacttgttt is a window encoding:
- the polm gene encoding DNA-directed DNA/RNA polymerase mu; protein product: MVPSKRRKVSSASNSPDKASKFPQVVLYLLERKMGSSRRTFLTELGRKKGFRVNEKFSESVTHVISEKNTGDDVRRWLTSQGHDLTPAHLVDVGWLTDSLGAGHPVDILERHKLREQPTSSGSEVATLSIPVYACQRRTALNNHNAILTDALSLLAENAELGDDDKRGLAFRRGAAVLRSLPEAVANMRQLRGCPCLGEHSLRVIQDILETGASCEVESTKQSERYQAMKVLRGIFGVGVKTADQWFRDGIQNLHQLRQSGRALNRAQRAGLAHYDDLVLPVTKPEADAIANIVEEAVLAELPGSRVTLVGGFRRGKLSGHDVDFLITHPQEGREEGVIPKVVSRLEAQDFLLYHKTSRNSYMESKDGPARPASIMDHFERCLTIFGLATGGAEGRARRRAVRVDLVVSPFSQFAFALLGWTGSKLFERELRRWATREKNMTLSSHALYDNNQGRYLKAATEEEIFAHLSLDYIAPSDRNA